GTGtgtaaataataagatatttattatatattgttGAGAGCATTACCAGTTTAtcaaaatgtatttattgaaaattaaataaataaatgaaaaggTTTTACTACGAATATTACTAACAAATAAACAATAGAAGAAAAACACTCAATAATAAGagtgaattatttattggaaaAAAGGAGAACGAGGGATCAACTATTCATTCTATTGAATAGTTAAAATCGAAAAAGTTTTCTATTTCAAGGCCAATAAGTTCAATTAGTCTTAAGAGAAATAGCACACCTTAAATCGATAACagttttaatctaataagtCTCAATGAATTTgcattgatttaataatataaatcagTGAATTTATTGTCACATTAGCTAAACCgatcatcaaataaataattcagaaAAAGGATTATCAGTTCAGATAAAACCCAATAGCTTCGACCATTTCCAAACAAATcgataattatatcaaattttaatgtggaatgattgattataatttacataatcatcatttttaaatttaaaaagccATCTCTCACAATTCACTAGATGAAAGTGTTCATATATCATGagaaattcaaatgatttagttaattctgttaatgtaattattcaaaaaattttttggtttattgtactaattattaattggattaaaagaatataaaagaataatttttaagaaataagtaGATACCTATTACTGTTTCATTAAGAAGAATTTGCTCCTATTTTTTCCTATGAATCTAAAGGTTCATAAAACTCTTGAATTATTAGAGAATTTATAAGAGTAATTAGTGTGTaagataagaaatattatactACAAAAAACTAGATTCCAAAGTAgtgtaaataatttttgctaatattttatttattcattgaagcaaaaagataatttttttatgataattttcaCCATGTTAAATTgccttattattatatgataaGAATAGGTAAAAATTGAGAATATTTCtaatacataaataaaatatcaatactTAAGTTTACAATTATAGTTTTAATAGAAAGAGCTCACATTATTTTACTATCGAAAGatagatatatttttaataaagattgtTCTCAACTAAAATATCCATAGGGTTAGatgattgaaaatttaaggaTAGCATACTTGGTAATCCAAAGattctttctaatttcaaataaaatcaatattatatatgGTGTTGGTAATGGGCAAGTTTTTGGTTTTCAGTGTGTTTATTTCtgattttcttaaatctatagggatttattagattataatgaatataaatctTGAGAACCAAATATAATATAGATGAAACTCAAAAAGAAACTTTGGAAATATGGATAAAGATAAAGAGTCAAAGAAAGgtgaaattaaaatctaaagaaTGGTGAAGGAagttatgaaattaaaaatgtaaattatttatgacaTCTAATGAGTCTAActtcatcaatatttttataagaataaaattttatttcatgtTTCAgaacaaaaatataattaaagaatttttattaattaatatttcagaTGTCTTTCCAACCATGCAAAATACTATCCTTGATTTCCCCCAATtagtttttgatttaatcttaataataaaagactATTATTGTTGGGAATGGAATTCCAAATTTTTTAACAAGGAGcaaattaaatgttaatcAAAAAGCTCttgaaatctatttttaataattgcaatatgTTAATAAAGACGCATAATACATGACCAAAACTAactaaatacaaataaatggATCAGACTTAATTTAAGAGATTAAAGATGAAAcagaaattcatttaaaactGATTGGGgtttaaaatgaagaagcaAAATAAACCCAACCAGttttagatttcattaaatagcatagaaataaatctattgatGCAATCTTGGTTTCCTTCGaaggaaatattttaaatttcctttataataaagatacattaataagtttaatacCTAATGCAATTTATATTGATGGTAAtcattgtaatttaaaaagaatttgcAATTTAAGACTAAGGTTACTCTAAATTAATGTAGAAGGATTGGCTTAATAGAGAATTTAGTATAACTTTCAAAGGAACTTAAATTTTGACAGTAAATCATTAAAggaattttattcatttccCAATTTTAAAAGCTGACTTGTATCCTACTAGCTAAAAAGATTCTGAATTAGGAAATGAATTCtattcttcattaatttcaagTGGATTTGCATTTATTACTGACTGGGGGTAAacatttaagtaattatagcaaattgaatttaccgcaaaattcttttcaattattgttCTAAAACTAAGAGGAGGctaaaaaaaacaatttagGACTTTGGAAGAACGGAGAATTGGATAGAAGAATGCTGAATTCAGTTAGTTCATAAAGGACAGGATAAATtgttgaaattattgaagcTAATTAATACTTAGTGAAAACAGATAAAGGGATATtgacaattaaattagatagaaTTTTCATCGAAGGATTAGAAGCAAAGGAATTTGctagaaaaatattaataggaAAGCAAGTTCATATTCTGGAGGTAGGAGACAATATGCCATTGCAAACTATACAATTGtgtgataataatttagatattgaaGAAGAACTTATTGCCAATGGATGGGCAACACCTAAGGAGAATCATCCTTAGTTATCAAAGTTTAAATTTcagcaattttaataaatgaatctaTTAGCTAAATAGAGGAAAATAGGACAATATAGTCCAGAACTGAATTGGAGAATTGAAGATTAAACAGATTAGAAACAAGGAAAGAGtgtaaatgaaataatttggTCTAGTATTTAAAGGGacaaataaacttaaaaataatcatctgTGACTACTGGTATTGCAAGCAAGGAAGATTTTCAAATAGAAGCATTGGTTGATAAAATATTGCCTAATGGGTCATTTATCATAACTCTCTTAAAGTATCATTCAATGGTTAACTTTACTATATAAGGAATAGCAAAACTATCAGAATTTGCTGCCAGTTTTCCTAATGTTACCAAATATTAAGAGTAAAGGCAATAGTTtagttataatattttaatgtaaaGAAATACTTGGATTGAATTTGAaagttttaatattttggaaaATATGTTTTATGGAAAGATTTAtgaaaagaaaaacaatagaGACACTGATTTCACTTTACAATTACTTAGGGAAGGTTTAacatttatcaaaaataatactGAGTTTTATAGCAAATATGAAGAGGCATAGAAAGAGGCAGAAAAACAGAAGAAAGGGTTTTGGAATGAATCCTatgcttaatttataatcgacttttcataaaataaacaaactttgaaaaaataaataagtaattagGGAAACATatagaaaaatgaaaatcaacAAATCTAATAAGTGGTAGTAACTGCTGTTAATGATTGCAAAGAGTTTTAtattagaaaagaaaataatccTGAATTTGAGGATTTGGAAGTTCAAATTGAAAAGGCAGCATTGATTGTAATGATATTGTCTTATTTGTATTTAGCCTCTCAAGAAACCAGTGAAGAAAGGAACCTTATGTTTAGCAACATTTAGCGAAGACAACAGAATTTACAGAGCATAAGTATTATAAGCATTTAAGAATGATAAATTCCTTGtcaaatttatagattacGGCAATAATGATGAGGTCAACTACTAAGATATGGGTGTATTACCAGCTTAATTTACTAACATACCTTAATAGGCTAAATTGTGTTCTTTAGCTTACTTGAGAGTTCCTCCATCATCACATGAATATGCAGAAGAGGCATCTGATTAATTTAGGGAATTACTacttgataaataatttgattctaaaGTTGCTTATACAGAGAAATCAacaaatagataatttataactCTTTAACCCTAATCTAAACcagatgaattataattcacTATTAACAAAATTGCATTAGAATAAGggtataatttatatctaaattaactAGACTAGGAAGAATAGATAATAGAGTTTTGTATAATCCTCTGAAAGAGTTCAAAAACTTTGAGGTAGAGGCAAAAGCAAATGGAATTGGTATTTGGGGATTTGATGATTGTTTAGAAGATGAAAAACAATTTGAAGatgaatatgattattaCGATTCatgaattgatttcattaatattgtccaatttacatatttataatatcatatacataaagatcaattaaaagGATTGATCATTTCAAAAAGTATGGAACTTATTTTGTTACCTCTTGgctaaaatcaaataaatagaataattactaattcaTCCTTAATATTTGATCACCAAAATCATGGACATTTTAGAGATCATTCATTATACTAAcatctttttttaataatttttttaatgactTTCCTTGAAATCTGATATTTGATTGTTTATAATGCAAAGGTGTCTCAAAGTAGTCTTTACATAAAGTTTCAATCATTTATTCATGAGTATCAGGAAGTgtatatgaaaaataaatctaataagcAAACTTTGATTTAAAAGACGTCCAAtccattaaaattgataaaataataattaaatattctgaattaaatttctatgtTATCGTGAGCTACCtattttaaacataataattctaaCTTTAATTACTACATTTAAACTCTAAACCTCATAAATATTCTTcgtattcattattattttaattgatgaataaagCTTATGATTCTCTAATTTGatttgtatattttaaaaagtcctattaattaatttattggcAGCGGCgatatgaaaatgaaaagatatgtaatgataataatgataataatgataatatctatttttaaattaaaagttaaaaatacattaaaattgatacaaaaataattcttcatGCGCACTTGTAGTTCTCTCTAATTGTATACATCTGAAGTGACATAAGATAGGCAGTTGAATATGATAGAACCACAAAGATATGCCAAATGGTATGACTGTTGATCTAGGATTAATTGAAAGAATACAAAGATATCAAATCTTTTGGGATAGCATCTTTCTGGAAATCGAGTAGCATATGTTGTAATGCCtgatattaagaatattagcATAAGCAAAAAATAGCTTTCAGTATCGTTAAAGTGAAAATGGCCTcccaataaattatatctgCTGAACATCATCAAATGGAAGACGGGAGTGAAGATAAAAGTAAAAAACAACCCATATATAAGTGTTTTATAAACCACGAATTGTTCTTTATGcatataatcaaatagacTCGATGTGAATGTTACAATGCATAGCagaataatcataattgtaTAAACATCTTTAATTTACTGATTACAATAGAATCCATACTGAATTACAGGTATGACTCCTCCACTTGCAACTAAGCATATTCCTCCATAATCTAGTCTTAAAAGAACACAACTCATAGTCTTATTAACACAAAATAGTGTGTGGTAGGTAGTGgaaatagtaaataaaatgatggcACATAATAAACAGTATTGTAAGGGCCATAATTGGATGTCAGAATAATGATTTTCTGATTCTTTCATAAAAGATATAAATGGGGCAATCTATAAA
This window of the Paramecium tetraurelia macronuclear, complete genome genome carries:
- a CDS encoding Transcription factor, Tudor domain, with protein sequence MSFQPCKILSLISPNQFLIQSQQQKTIIVGNGIPNFLTRSKLNVNQKALEIYFQQLQYVNKDAQYMTKTNQIQINGSDLIQEIKDETEIHLKLIGVQNEEAKQTQPVLDFIKQHRNKSIDAILVSFEGNILNFLYNKDTLISLIPNAIYIDEFAIQDQGYSKLMQKDWLNREFSITFKGTQILTVNHQRNFIHFPILKADLYPTSQKDSELGNEFYSSLISSGFAFITDWGKLNLPQNSFQLLFQNQEEAKKNNLGLWKNGELDRRMLNSVSSQRTGQIVEIIEANQYLVKTDKGILTIKLDRIFIEGLEAKEFARKILIGKQVHILEVGDNMPLQTIQLCDNNLDIEEELIANGWATPKENHPQLSKFKFQQFQQMNLLAKQRKIGQYSPELNWRIEDQTDQKQGKSVNEIIWSSIQRDKQTQKQSSVTTGIASKEDFQIEALVDKILPNGSFIITLLKYHSMVNFTIQGIAKLSEFAASFPNVTKYQEQRQQFSYNILMQRNTWIEFESFNILENMFYGKIYEKKNNRDTDFTLQLLREGLTFIKNNTEFYSKYEEAQKEAEKQKKGFWNESYAQFIIDFSQNKQTLKKQISNQGNIQKNENQQIQQVVVTAVNDCKEFYIRKENNPEFEDLEVQIEKAALIPLKKPVKKGTLCLATFSEDNRIYRAQVLQAFKNDKFLVKFIDYGNNDEVNYQDMGVLPAQFTNIPQQAKLCSLAYLRVPPSSHEYAEEASDQFRELLLDKQFDSKVAYTEKSTNRQFITLQPQSKPDELQFTINKIALEQGLGRIDNRVLYNPLKEFKNFEVEAKANGIGIWGFDDCLEDEKQFEDEYDYYDS
- a CDS encoding Progestin and adipoQ receptor family is translated as MSLINRRKQHKISKVKQSADIRQQIPYIGEYNEAPEYTLDNKYLLTGYRINYNTVGLALKSMFHKHNETCNIWSHLLPLFSFLGLLVYSQVLQIAPFISFMKESENHYSDIQLWPLQYCLLCAIILFTISTTYHTLFCVNKTMSCVLLRLDYGGICLVASGGVIPVIQYGFYCNQQIKDVYTIMIILLCIVTFTSSLFDYMHKEQFVVYKTLIYGLFFTFIFTPVFHLMMFSRYNLLGGHFHFNDTESYFLLMLIFLISGITTYATRFPERCYPKRFDIFINSHTIWHIFVVLSYSTAYLMSLQMYTIRENYKCA